The following are encoded together in the uncultured Sphaerochaeta sp. genome:
- a CDS encoding S24 family peptidase: MGVNIHWLVTGNGSMYLNSKESIPPVSMGTISEPPMPYSLESKKELAGIPQNEDSIPIPFISQKLSAGPGQLWNEDCFTDDVIAIPTRMVKRFKGYKLGAAEVRGDSMDPSLQNGDIIIFAEKMISGNGIYALSIDAEVYVKRIEFDPFDETLRVISDNPKYDAKILPADTDRVQILGKIIGRFLVYW; this comes from the coding sequence ATGGGCGTAAATATTCATTGGCTTGTAACCGGTAATGGTTCTATGTACTTGAATTCCAAGGAGTCCATTCCTCCGGTAAGTATGGGTACCATCTCAGAACCACCGATGCCATATTCATTAGAGAGTAAAAAGGAATTAGCAGGCATACCCCAAAATGAAGATTCTATTCCAATCCCTTTCATATCCCAAAAGCTCTCTGCAGGACCAGGGCAACTCTGGAATGAGGATTGCTTTACTGATGACGTGATCGCCATCCCTACGAGGATGGTCAAGCGGTTCAAGGGCTATAAGCTTGGGGCAGCGGAAGTCAGGGGGGATTCAATGGATCCTTCTCTTCAGAATGGGGACATAATCATATTTGCAGAGAAGATGATATCTGGTAACGGCATCTATGCACTCTCCATTGATGCTGAGGTATACGTGAAGCGGATTGAATTTGACCCCTTCGATGAGACTCTCCGGGTTATCAGCGACAACCCAAAATATGATGCAAAGATTCTTCCTGCAGACACTGACAGAGTTCAGATACTGGGCAAGATCATTGGCAGATTTCTGGTGTATTGGTAA